The genomic stretch ACAAGGATGCACCGCGCACGGTGTACCTGTTCAGCGACCCGAACTGCCCGTACTGCAACATGTTCTGGGAACAGGCCCGCCCATGGGTCAAGGCCGGCAAGGTGCAGTTGCGCCACATCATGGTCGGCATCATCCGCGAAGACAGCCCGGCCAAATCCGCCGCGCTGCTGGCCGCCAAAGACCCAGCCAAAGCCCTTGAAGATCACGAAAAGGCCGGCACAGCCAGCACGCTCAAGGCCTTGAAGAACATTCCGGCCGCCGTGCAGACCAAACTCGCAGCGAACATGCAGTTGATGGAGGACCTGGAATTACAGGCCACCCCAGCGATCTTCTACATGGACGACAAGGGTGAGCTGCAACAACAGCAAGGCGCGCCGACGCCGGACAAGCTGGCGAAGATTCTCGGGCCGAAATAAGCAGGACCAAAAGATCGCCGCGCGTCGCAGCGCCTACAGGAAACACACCCCCCTGTAAAAGCTGCGACACGCGGCGATCTTGTTAATGGCGCTCCGCCAGGAAGCTGAACAACACCTCCGTCACAAACTCCGGATTCTCCAGATTGGAGATATGCCCGGCCTCGGGCACCAGCACACTCGGGCAGCCGATCAGCTCGGCCATTTCCTTGGCTTCCGACGGTGGACGGGGTTTGTCCTGATCGCCGCAGACCACCAGTGTGGTCGCCGCATTCAGCTCGCCCAGACGCGGCAACAGGTCATCACGGCCAAACGTGATGC from Pseudomonas allokribbensis encodes the following:
- the dsbG gene encoding thiol:disulfide interchange protein DsbG gives rise to the protein MPRLRHLLTLTLGAALLHLPSVQAAEELPDAIKKIEAKGAKIVGQFDAPDGLRGYAAQYQNRGMALYLTPDGKHVLLGNLYDADGNDLSSAPLQKLVYAPMAKEVWAKFEASNWIQDGNKDAPRTVYLFSDPNCPYCNMFWEQARPWVKAGKVQLRHIMVGIIREDSPAKSAALLAAKDPAKALEDHEKAGTASTLKALKNIPAAVQTKLAANMQLMEDLELQATPAIFYMDDKGELQQQQGAPTPDKLAKILGPK